The following nucleotide sequence is from Peribacillus sp. ACCC06369.
TACTCTGATTATAATTAAAAGATTTAATTATAGTTAAAAGATTTATTATGTTATTTCCAATCAGCAAACGGAGTAAACAAAAATTTGACCTGGGAGAAAATCTACTAAAAGAAAAAAAACCTTGGTGAAAAAATTGACGGGCAACGAATAATGTTTTTGGGGGAGGTTTAATACTCAGGTTAAGTGGTATATAAATGGTATCGGTTTGTAGTAGTTGCCCCTGCTTCCTTTGATGGTAGAGGTTCTTTACGAAAGAGTATCGAATAATGTCGACAGGTAGCACATATTCTTCTTTTGATTATTACTAATTATTTTTGGATAAAAAAGGAGTGATATATCATGAGGCAAATGTGTATTTACTGTTTTAAATGGGCTGACATGGATACGATGACACCACTTTTTGAACAAGGTAGAGAGTTCGTCAATTATTATTGCGAAGATTGTGTTACTGCTGTTATGGATAATTTGTTTAAGCTCCCATACAAACATGGTCGTTCCTATACCGATGTATGCGAACAATCAAGAACCCACTAGCATCAAGCAATGCGTTTTAAAAGGTAAGCGATTGCTCATAAAATGTATAGCTAAAATCATATTTTTTTCAGAAATCCTTCATTTTTTTCAATTACCCAATAGTTAGTTGATCAATACTGCAACTTATAACGTATTGTCACCAGCCGATTCTCTTAAATAATTTAAAGCATTACTAGCAATAGCTCGGATAATATCTCCCACTTATTAGAAAGAGCTTGTTGTTGTCGTTATTGGCTATCGAAATGAATTAAATGAACAGCATAACTAGAGGCCATCTCAAACGAGAAGGGCTTTTTTTGTTCGCGTTTGTCCTCTTCTTAATCATATCGCATTTAAATTAATCTAGTCGAACTCTTACGGAATATTGATATATAGTCTTTTTTTATCTTATTACTTTCTTTTTTATTTAAAGATGAATGGGCGACATGGGCAGGAGGTTTAACCCTAGTTATTCTAACCCACTTAAAACAACATGATCATACCGAATGTTATTAAGTAGTGCATATGAGTTAGTATATCGAAGTGAGGAAAAATTAAATAGGATGTACATGATTTAATCCTGCTAATTAATGAATTTCGGATTAGATATAAACAAATATTTTTGTATACAACAGATGGGTGACTAAATAAAGTTATAGTAATTTGTCTTTAGCTTTAACAATATAGCTTTTTATTTTTTTGTATCAGATTTTTATCAAAATAAAAAAATTAAAGAAACCAAAGCATTTAAGGGGAAGATTAACCTGTTAAAGGAATTCTATGTTTGTTATACTCTTGACGCTGATGTTAAGTGGGAGAAAATAAAAAAAGGTTTGAGTATTAAAAAAGAGGATGTTTTACAAGAAGTCTTAAAAAGGATGGAACACTGTGAGTATTTTATTGTAAAAAGTGAAAGTAAGCATCATATTATCAATACATCTTTAATACGTTATATACGTATTTTTGATGGAAATAAGTGATCTCACTACTGCTTTCTTAGAATATAAGTTATGGTTGCATTCTCCTAACAGTCTAACTGGGAGGGGATTTTTCTATGGCAAAAAAGGGTAAGCCTCATATACAGAAGAATTAAAGCGGAAAGTTGCTAAAAGTGATGCGCAAATAGGAATTAAGTAAAGAAATTCCCAAATAATGAGCCATAGAAGGCCAGCGTTGTATTTGGAACCATAAGAAATTTACTAGTGTTAAAGAAGAAAATGTTTATCTGAAAGCACAGGTGGACTATATGCAGAGAAGGTAAATTTGGACACCCAAAAACAGCAAAACAAGCTTCTGTAGCTATTCAGGGTTGGTTAACACTTTGAAAGGAGTGTAAAGATGAATAAAGAATTAGATGATGGTTTTATTGGGGCATTAATGGTTTCCCTTCAAGACGAAAGGGTCATTGAAAAGATAAAAGAAATAGCAGAAGCGGGCTCTTTGAGTCAAATGGGGGAACCTAAGGAGCTACTGAGAGAAAAAGATAAAGAAATTGCAAAACTCCAACAAGAGATTGAGTCGAAAAAAGAGGAAATTATTGAGTACCAAAAAATGATCCACCATCTAAATGAGAAAATGGAATCCTATTTTAATGAATTGCAAAAGAGAAGAGCAGACTATCGGGAAGCAGAAGAACTTTACGACGCTATTCAACGATTATCCGAAACTACTAAAAGTTCCTTAAAAGGAATCTTCAAGGGCAGTTCGGTTCAGGAGTTTATTGTCTGTGGTGTGCAATATGAGAACATTTCATCTTTGTGGGATTTTATTAAAAACGAGATTATGGAAGGACGAGAGCAGGAAAGAGAGATTTTGCTCGCCCTTTTTCTGTATTTCTTTCAAGAGTACAGTAAAACATACGATACCCCTTTATATAAAATACAGCAAGTGAAAATGAATGAGGTCTTCAGAGAAGACTTGTACATAAGAGCCCTCAATAGCAAAATATCCGGGAACATTACGGACATCCTGCTGCCAGGATATATAAGCATTAATGGTAAAACCATTAAAAAATCCGTTGTGAGAATCTAGCAGCGAAAAAGAGAATGATAATAAAGGAGAAATAACAATGACATCGATTATTATCCCAGAGATTGAAGAAGGGATTGAAAAAATCCTTCTTATGCAATGGTATAAACAGCCAGGAGATTATATTACGGTGGGCGAAAGCTTAGCCAAATTCAGCTGTGAGGGCATCGAATTTGACCTCTTTTCAGAAAAAGAAGGTACCCTTAAAGAATTGCATGTAGCAGAGGACACTATAGTCAAGATTGGTGATCTGATATGTTATTTGGATTCTGGTGAAGCTCTTTCAGGAGAATTATTAAAGGAAGTTGAAAAGCAAGAAACGATAGAAGATAAAGAGCCCCTTGAGAACGTAACAAGTTTAGCTGAAAAAAATAATATAGACAGTTCTATTTATTTAATGAATAAGAACGAAGAGCAGGTTCTATTCTCACCTGATTCCCAAACCGTTCCAGTCTCTGCCATTTCAATGACTTATAAAGAAGTGAGATCTTTAATCAGCCATTTATATCAGAGTGCAGAAGAAACTTTTTTAAAGGAGGAAGCGAGCTTCTTTCAAGAAATTAAAAAGATGCTCCGTTCCAGATGGGTTTACATGAATAACGGAAATGTTATTTATGATCACAACATTGCAGCTTTATTTCCTTATAGAAAATACTATGAATTAGTGGACGAAGATTTTGACTACAAAAAGCATCTGGACGTTTCCGGTTATATAGGTGATGCCATGACACGGGAAGAAGCTGCCAAAAGTTTCAATACAACTGATCACCCTGTATATAAGAAAATAATAGCTTTAGATGATTACTCCACGAGTAAAAATCCTTCCATTTCAAGGATATTTGCCAATCAAACGGCTAACTCTTCTAAATCAATAGCGTTTAAATTCAACGGGTACGACATTCAAAGTTTCGATGTAGTAAATCAAAAAACTAATTTGCTAGGAAAAGGATTTTTCGTTCCTGTTTTCCGTTTAAATGGGGAAAATGCCTTTGAAATCAATGATCAAATGGCTCTCCATCTCTGGCTGGAAAACCGATTAGTACCAAGTGGATTAAGCGCAGAACGCCAGAAGGAGTATGATTATTTGCTGGCATTGTATCAATTAAAGGGTTCAGATCATGAAAGTTTTCTAAAAGAATTGCCATCAATCGCTATCGATTCCAAGACTTTTTATGAGAAGCTTTTAAACTCTGAAAAAGTAAGAGCCGATATTGATACATATGATGAAAAGATGTTAATGGATCCAAACAGAGGACATTGGGATTTATGGCCTGTCCACTCTGATGAAAAACTTTTAACGATAAAACTGAACGAAGAAATAATGGCCAGAAACCCTAAAATGGATATTAGGGAGGACGGCATAGTTGGCATTGATTTTGGAACGAAAAGTACAGTGGTCGTTCATCAAGAGGAAAGTGATTTTACTCTTCCCATGCGTATTGGGGTTGGCTACCTTAACACGGAAGTACAAGACTGGCATTATGAAAATCCAACCGTGATTGAATTTATTGATTTAGAACATTTTCTGGAGCTTTATCAAGAAAAAGAAGGAAGACCAGATACAAGGTGGCAGGATGTGACGGTTTCCCACAATGCTCTAAACAACTTGATGAATGGAAAGAGTGACCATTATTATTCCATATTGAATAATCTAAAGCAGTGGGCTGGAGAAAAGAAAAACGAACTCCGATTAAAAGATAAGAGGGGATATGCCGTTGTACTGCGTTCATTTCTGGATTTAACCGATCAGGAAATCAACCCAATAGAGTTATACGCCTACTACCTCGGTTTGTATATCAATAACCAGAACAATGGAATTTACCTGGACTACACCTTATCTTTCCCGGTGACGTATGAAAAAGAGGTAAGAGAAAAAATTCTAAAGTGTTTTGAGCGTGGGTTAAAAAAGACGCTTCCTATGCCGATACAGCAGGATGAAGAATTAATGAAAAAGTTTCGTGTCACAGCTGGTGCGAGTGAACCTGCTGCCTATGCCGTTTGTGCCTTACAGGAATACGGGTTTGAACCGGAAGAGGATGAAAAAACGTACTACGGTGTGTTTGATTTTGGTGGAGGAACGACAGATTTTGATTTTGGTATTTGGCGTGAAGCGGGCTTGAGAGAAAGCAGATATGATTATGTCATTGAGCATTTTGCAGCTGGCGGGGACCGTTATTTAGGTGGAGAGAACCTGCTAGAGCTTTTGGCGTTCCAAGTGTTTAAAAACAATCAAAGAACAATGCGTGAGTTAAATATTCCTTTTACTCTCCCAGCAGAATGTGTGAAATTTCCTGGAAGTGAAATGCTGATTAATGAGTCACAAGAATCCTATTTAAATACGAAACAATTGGTAGAAAAATTAAGGCCGCTTTGGGAAAGACATGAACGGTATGAAGAACAGTTTGGAAAAGGCATGATCCGAGCAGACTTGTTTGACAAAGCCGGCCACGCAAAACTCAATGTGGAACTTTTGATCGATCAAGATGAAATGGAACAACTGATTGAGGAAAGAATTGAAAAAGGCATTAAAAATTTCTTTGAGTCATTAAGGCGCGCCTTTACCGGGTCAGAACCGAGCAAAATTAGTAAAGTAAATATACTGCTTGCGGGTAATTCAAGTAAATCCCCGATCGTTATGAATCTATTTAATAAATGGATTGAAAGGGAAGTACAGAATACTCAAAACTGGGGAGAAATGTCTGATAATCTTTTTGAGATTTTCCCACCACTGGGGACAGAAGGTGCTTATTTAAAGCAAGAAGAGAGAAATAGAGTGGTTAACCGAGATATTTTAACAGCCCCTACAGGAAAAACAGGCGTTGCCTTTGGACTTGTACAAAGCAGAAAGGGCGGAAGTATAAAAGTTATTGACCGCGATTTGGTGAATGGTGAATCAAAGTTCAAGTATTTTCTTGGCATCGGGAGAAAAGGGAAATTAAAAACAGTGATTGATCAAGAAGAAGACTATAACATATGGCATCTTTTCATTGATGCGTCAGAAGAAGATTTCGAAATTTATTACACAAGCCTGCCTGAAGCTAGTACCAACCAGCTTGATATTAAGCAGGCACAAAGGAAAAAACTTCGAATTGAGCATGTAGATGATTCAGCTTTTGTTTATATTCGAACATTAAGCCCGACTGTCATTGAATATGTTGTTGCAGACGAAGACTCGATATTAAATGGGGTCTATTTAAGTGAAACTACTAAAGTGGAATTAAGCTAATCTTTCGGTTGTGGAATTTAGAAATATATATTAAAAGAAAATTTTTTTTGTGAACACACAACAGATTATTCAATTGTATGGGCATTTGTGGGTTTGATTGATTCAATTGAATATATCAAGATGATGCTATGTTTTATTTGAGTGGTATATAAATAGAAGATGTCTTCACCTGGTGCATCGGTTAAGGTTTTATGAAAAAAGCCTTGAGTGGAAAATAACTCACTTTTAAGTTATAGGCCTCCCACAGTTTACTGTGGGAGGCCTTTTCATGCTATCGTTATTGTATTTTCATGGTCACCGTTTAATAGCTTCCCGTGGTACTTTAAAATGTTTAAGAAAAAGTTTCATTCCCAACATTTAATGCTAGAAGCTCATTTGTGTTTTTTTATCCTGAATGTTCACTCCTTTGATCCTCCTGATGTTCCATAATCGTTAATGGTTAAGTTTACATCATAGTTTATAGTAGTTTCACTAAATCTTTGATCCCAATCTTTTTTGACCTTCTTCCATACTTTGGGGTTCTCGATTCTCAATCGATTTCCGAAGCCAGCAACGTCCACTTGGTATTCTTTTTGCATTTTTTCTAATACATTCCCCACCAAGCGTTTCACTTCTTTTTCAGATGATTTTTCTGCTTTTTTTAGAAATTCATTTTTAAAAGAATCTCCTGAAACTACCCAGTTTTCAGACAGTCTTCCCACTGATTCAATGTTTACATCAAAAGAGATGTTGTCTCCTTTAACTCTAGGTACGATACTGCTTTTCATGGACTCTATCTCATACACAATCAGCTGACCGGTTTCTTTATCAAAGCTTTTCACTACACCGCCTTTTCCCTTACCTGTTATCCATGTTACGCCCTCCAGTTCTTCCTCATTCAAAGTACCAGTCATTTTGTGTGTCTTTCCATCGATCACGGCAGCTCCGGCAAATTTGACTTGCCCGTTCACTGATAGTACTTTTTGCATCAGAAAACTAGATCCTGATTTGATCTTGCTTTCTACTTTAATATGCGACATAGGAGGCAAAATCCTTGTTGTTCGATATGCATTTTCTACAATGCCAGCCAGACGGAACGCTGGAATTTCTCCTGCTTTCTTTGTTTCCAGTGTCTTGCTTGCTCTTCCTTTACTGATGAGCACAAGACAGCTTGGTCTAAGCTCGCTTTCTCGAAAATTTTGATCAAGTAATTGTTCCAACCTAAACGATCTTGCAAGACCTTCACCGATAACAACCACTTTCATATGGTGAGCGGTTACGGGTTGTTCACTTCTCAATGATAATTCACGAACCATTTGATGGAGGGAATCTCCCGTTTCAGAAACATTAACATAAGATTTTTGTTGTGGTCCGGATTGTTTCGTTGTTGAACTTGCTACTAGTGGAGTGATAAATTGATAGGTTGCAGTAATCAGGTCCTTTTTTGAATAACCCTCCCCTTGTTCGTTTAACTTTTTCTCGATGGAGGACTGCTTGCCTTTATCGAATGCCAAACCTATACCTAAACTTTGCTCTTCAATTTCATGACTGCTCCAGCATCCTGTAAGGGTTAAGAACAAAAGAACGGAGAGGGAAATGAAGAGGGGACGTATATTGTTATGTGATTGTTTCATATTTTCCTCCCTTTATTCTTGAGATGATAAGCAGGAGAAGCGGGAGTAAACCAAATAAAAACAATGCGATATTGCCGACGAAATCTCCTTGTTTAAATAGGTCATTGATATTTTTCGGAATCATAGCAATGATGTAGAGAATTGGAAGCAAGCCATACATAAATGGGTGAATGCTCTTTTTTGAAAGTTGAGCCAGTCCTAGAGCAGCTGCATAGAATGTTATGGTAAATGTCGCAAATATTTGCATGATCCATACCACGAGCAATAAAGATTCAAACCGTTCAAAGATCAAACCGGAGATTTCAAAACTTCGTATAAGATCAAGAGTTGGCCATGTTCTCATGACCACTCCATCAATAGATAATGCTCCGACAACCATGACGACCGTTATCACGTAAAAAATTAATGGAATGGAAACTCCAACAAGCATGGCTTTTACTGCTTTTTTTGGCTGATTCATAAACGGAAGAAGCAGTAACATGATTTCAGGACCTGAAAAAGCGAGAGCCGTTGTTTTTA
It contains:
- a CDS encoding biotin/lipoyl-containing protein produces the protein MTSIIIPEIEEGIEKILLMQWYKQPGDYITVGESLAKFSCEGIEFDLFSEKEGTLKELHVAEDTIVKIGDLICYLDSGEALSGELLKEVEKQETIEDKEPLENVTSLAEKNNIDSSIYLMNKNEEQVLFSPDSQTVPVSAISMTYKEVRSLISHLYQSAEETFLKEEASFFQEIKKMLRSRWVYMNNGNVIYDHNIAALFPYRKYYELVDEDFDYKKHLDVSGYIGDAMTREEAAKSFNTTDHPVYKKIIALDDYSTSKNPSISRIFANQTANSSKSIAFKFNGYDIQSFDVVNQKTNLLGKGFFVPVFRLNGENAFEINDQMALHLWLENRLVPSGLSAERQKEYDYLLALYQLKGSDHESFLKELPSIAIDSKTFYEKLLNSEKVRADIDTYDEKMLMDPNRGHWDLWPVHSDEKLLTIKLNEEIMARNPKMDIREDGIVGIDFGTKSTVVVHQEESDFTLPMRIGVGYLNTEVQDWHYENPTVIEFIDLEHFLELYQEKEGRPDTRWQDVTVSHNALNNLMNGKSDHYYSILNNLKQWAGEKKNELRLKDKRGYAVVLRSFLDLTDQEINPIELYAYYLGLYINNQNNGIYLDYTLSFPVTYEKEVREKILKCFERGLKKTLPMPIQQDEELMKKFRVTAGASEPAAYAVCALQEYGFEPEEDEKTYYGVFDFGGGTTDFDFGIWREAGLRESRYDYVIEHFAAGGDRYLGGENLLELLAFQVFKNNQRTMRELNIPFTLPAECVKFPGSEMLINESQESYLNTKQLVEKLRPLWERHERYEEQFGKGMIRADLFDKAGHAKLNVELLIDQDEMEQLIEERIEKGIKNFFESLRRAFTGSEPSKISKVNILLAGNSSKSPIVMNLFNKWIEREVQNTQNWGEMSDNLFEIFPPLGTEGAYLKQEERNRVVNRDILTAPTGKTGVAFGLVQSRKGGSIKVIDRDLVNGESKFKYFLGIGRKGKLKTVIDQEEDYNIWHLFIDASEEDFEIYYTSLPEASTNQLDIKQAQRKKLRIEHVDDSAFVYIRTLSPTVIEYVVADEDSILNGVYLSETTKVELS
- a CDS encoding Ger(x)C family spore germination protein; this encodes MKQSHNNIRPLFISLSVLLFLTLTGCWSSHEIEEQSLGIGLAFDKGKQSSIEKKLNEQGEGYSKKDLITATYQFITPLVASSTTKQSGPQQKSYVNVSETGDSLHQMVRELSLRSEQPVTAHHMKVVVIGEGLARSFRLEQLLDQNFRESELRPSCLVLISKGRASKTLETKKAGEIPAFRLAGIVENAYRTTRILPPMSHIKVESKIKSGSSFLMQKVLSVNGQVKFAGAAVIDGKTHKMTGTLNEEELEGVTWITGKGKGGVVKSFDKETGQLIVYEIESMKSSIVPRVKGDNISFDVNIESVGRLSENWVVSGDSFKNEFLKKAEKSSEKEVKRLVGNVLEKMQKEYQVDVAGFGNRLRIENPKVWKKVKKDWDQRFSETTINYDVNLTINDYGTSGGSKE